One part of the Ciona intestinalis chromosome 5, KH, whole genome shotgun sequence genome encodes these proteins:
- the LOC100176359 gene encoding phosphoglycerate mutase 1-like, which yields MTEYTVVMVRHGESEWNKANKFCGWFNADLSPKGKEEANAAGKALKDSGYSFDLAYTSVLTRANETLDAILGELGQKSIPIKKSWRLNERHYGGLTGLNKAETAKKYGDAQVLTWRRSFDVPPPQMGSDHEYYDIINKDERYKDVSSEDMPSCESLELTIKRALPYWSEEIVPNIKAGKKIIIAAHGNSLRGIVKYLDEISDKDIMELNLPTGIPFYYKLDENMKPIVSMQFLGDAETVAKAMAAVAAQGKSK from the exons atgacTGAATATACTGTAGTAATGGTTCGTCATGGAGAAAGCGAATGGAACAAGGCAAATAAGTTCTGCGGTTGGTTCAACGCTGATTTAAGTCCAAAGG GAAAAGAAGAGGCCAATGCTGCTGGTAAAGCTTTGAAAGACAGTGGGTATTCATTTGATCTTGCTTATACCTCTGTACTAACTCGAGCCAATGAGACACTTGATGCTATTTTGGGCGAATTGGGCCAGAAGAGCATTCCGATTAAGAAAAGCTGGAGGTTAAATGAAAGACATTATGGTGGTTTAACTGGGTTGAACAAAGCTGAAACGGCTAAAAAGTATGGAGACGCTCAG GTTCTGACTTGGCGCAGAAGTTTTGACGTTCCCCCTCCTCAAATGGGGAGTGACCATgagtattatgacatcataaacaaagATGAGAGGTACAAAGATGTCAGTTCAGAAGATATGCCAAGTTGTGAAAGTTTGGAACTTACTATAAAAAGAGCATTGCCATACTGGAGTGAGGAAATTGTACCAAATATCAAAGCAGGAAAGAAGATTATTATCGCAGCTCATGGAAATAGTCTTCGAGggattgttaaatatttagatG AAATATCAGACAAAGATATCATGGAACTGAATTTGCCAACTGGAATTCCATTTTATTATAAGCTGGATGAAAACATGAAACCCATTGTGTCTATGCAGTTTCTTGGAGATGCAGAAACCGTTGCAAAAGCTATGGCAGCAGTAGCTGCACAAGGAAAATCAAAATAG
- the LOC100182688 gene encoding cleft lip and palate transmembrane protein 1 homolog: MAETAAVANGGAGENTGAAENPQQAAPQSTWNVVTGVLFRMLMMWMFMSWLRGGGNKTETPATDSTGTPVPVAAPSANLFGQGEMLSLWMFVNEKERMQRDKLSLNELFWHLDEITYGSFTDGPFGDGTYTYNGTIDLSHNVQNNKSLYIHTYLTLAGHVPNYKFDGAYSAQHVVYVNKQLNKYKKRTIKRTQNLLTGKTETDPELLKHAEKQGNVELLSHWHPNLTINLVDDHTPWTKGKIPSPLDKMIHFDAAGMTYEPIVYLNDYWNLLRDFTPINDTVKQVSLYVTVQPMSLFKLQMYISQNMRSQWSSMLGDDYMQDSEQDQDALKEAILETNPYMLGLTVVVSIVHSVFEFLAFKNDIQFWKSRKSLEGLSVRSVLVSVVQSVIVFLYVMDNDTNFVIKVSIFIGCLIDAWKITKVMSVGISMERKWLGFIPRITIHDKSTYVESETKKYDQLAFKYLGMILFPFLIAYAVYSLIYDEHKGVYSYILSMLYGFLLTFGFIMMTPQLFINYKMKSVAHLPWRMLTYKALNTFIDDIFAFVIKMPTLYRIGCFRDDVVFFIYLYQRYTYRIDPKRVNEFGTSGENPDAPAVSELPTTPKALPSTGDKKND, encoded by the coding sequence atggcgGAAACTGCTGCAGTAGCAAACGGAGGAGCTGGGGAAAATACAGGGGCTGCTGAGAATCCACAGCAAGCAGCTCCACAAAGTACATGGAATGTTGTAACTGGTGTCCTCTTCAGGATGCTCATGATGTGGATGTTCATGTCCTGGCTTAGAGGAGGaggaaataaaacagaaacccCAGCAACTGATAGCACCGGGACTCCAGTTCCCGTTGCCGCTCCATCAGCTAACTTGTTTGGACAAGGTGAAATGTTGTCTCTATGGATGTTTGTTAACGAGAAGGAACGAATGCAACGAGACAAATTATCGCTAAACGAACTGTTCTGGCATTTAGATGAAATAACATATGGGTCGTTCACTGATGGTCCCTTTGGAGATGGAACTTACACTTACAATGGTACAATTGATTTGTCACATAATGTTCAAAATAACAAGTCTctttacattcatacatattTGACCTTGGCTGGCCATGTCCCGAATTATAAATTTGATGGCGCATATTCAGCACAGCATGTTGTATATGTAAACAAgcaattaaacaaatacaaaaaacgAACAATTAAACGAACCCAGAATCTTCTGACTGGTAAAACAGAAACTGACCCAGAGTTATTAAAGCATGCTGAAAAGCAAGGTAATGTTGAACTGCTGTCACATTGGCACCCAAATTTAACAATCAATTTGGTTGATGATCATACCCCATGGACCAAAGGAAAAATTCCATCGCCATTAGATAAGATGATACATTTTGATGCAGCAGGCATGACTTACGAACCAATTGTTTACTTGAATGATTACTGGAATCTCCTACGAGACTTCACTCCTATCAATGACACTGTGAAACAAGTGAGCCTGTATGTAACAGTGCAGCCAATGTCTTTATTTAAACTGCAAATGTACATTTCACAAAACATGAGAAGCCAATGGTCCAGTATGCTTGGGGATGACTATATGCAGGACTCGGAGCAAGACCAAGATGCACTAAAAGAAGCAATTCTTGAGACCAACCCGTATATGCTGGGCCTTACTGTTGTGGTCTCTATAGTCCACAGCGTGTTCGAATTTCTTGCATTCAAGAATGACATTCAGTTTTGGAAATCACGAAAATCCCTTGAAGGTCTTTCAGTTCGTTCAGTTCTGGTGTCCGTGGTCCAATctgtaattgtttttctttatgtaaTGGACAATGATACCAACTTTGTGATCAAGGTGAGCATCTTTATTGGGTGTCTGATAGATGCCTGGAAAATCACAAAAGTTATGTCCGTGGGCATTAGCATGGAAAGGAAATGGTTGGGTTTTATTCCCAGAATTACTATACATGATAAATCAACCTATGTTGAATCAGAGACCAAAAAGTACGATCAGCTTGCTTTTAAATACCTAGGCATGATCCTTTTTCCCTTTTTAATCGCATATGCTGTTTACTCCCTAATATATGACGAACACAAAGGAGTTTATTCGTATATTCTTAGCATGCTTTATGGCTTTCTCCTCACCTTTGGGTTCATTATGATGACCCCTcagctttttataaattacaaaatgaaGTCTGTAGCACACCTTCCATGGCGAATGTTAACGTACAAAGCACTGAACACTTTTATTGACGATATTTTTGCCTTTGTCATAAAAATGCCAACCCTTTATCGCATTGGCTGTTTCCGTGACGATGTGGTGttctttatttatctttaccaACGCTACACCTATCGCATTGATCCAAAACGAGTCAATGAATTTGGCACTTCAGGGGAAAATCCTGATGCACCTGCCGTCTCTGAACTTCCCACAACCCCCAAAGCACTACCCAGCACAGGGGACAAAAAGAATGACTAG
- the LOC100178682 gene encoding cytoplasmic dynein 1 light intermediate chain 1-like, which produces MARGSGKIIVQSKMDNQKGAGSGNNVWSMLLDDVSSSSSQSALSENKSAIILGDDLSGKSTLTAKLQGLEETHRGSALDFQAMEVQEDEAEESGICRIWIVDGHLAYRSLLQFALPKTSLSDTIAVITCDMSHPWEIPESLAKWTKVIHEHIDSLKCKPDFLEDLKQNIVKDFQRYVDPTEADEVKDTSLDVSNDSSVIKPLGEITLIENLCIPLIVVCTKCDSLETLETEFGYSEEQFDFLQHYLRLFCLKHGASLVYTSMKENKNIEVLKKYLLHRMYGFPFSDCANVVDRDAVFVPAGWDSEKKLSIISDNLQKFTVNDPFESVIPRPPLTRKHVQDMKEVVVDDEQTFLMKAQAVLSKAPTVTKPSSDAPAKRTSYSPLAPAAAAGKGGKPDVSKTGASNERMLANFFNSLLNKKPGSQIVNAGAKGAKPNQQAAKPRSSLGGGSSTNE; this is translated from the coding sequence atggCCCGTGGCTCTGGAAAGATCATTGTTCAATCAAAAATGGACAATCAAAAGGGTGCTGGGAGTGGAAATAATGTTTGGTCTATGTTACTGGATGATGTTTCTTCCAGTTCTTCCCAAAGTGCTCTTTCTGAAAATAAGAGTGCAATTATTCTTGGAGATGATTTGAGTGGCAAATCCACTCTTACTGCAAAGCTGCAGGGATTGGAAGAGACTCATAGAGGTTCCGCCCTTGATTTCCAAGCTATGGAGGTTCAAGAAGATGAAGCAGAAGAAAGTGGAATCTGCAGAATTTGGATTGTTGATGGACATTTAGCATACCGAAGTTTGCTACAGTTTGCACTTCCAAAAACCAGTCTCTCCGATACTATTGCTGTTATTACTTGCGATATGTCACACCCATGGGAAATTCCTGAATCACTTGCAAAATGGACAAAGGTTATTCATGAGCATATTGACAGCCTAAAGTGTAAGCCGGACTTCTTAGAAGacttgaaacaaaacattgtgaAAGATTTTCAAAGATATGTTGATCCCACTGAAGCAGATGAGGTAAAAGATACATCCCTAGATGTTTCCAATGATTCGTCAGTCATTAAGCCCCTGGGTGAAATCACGCTTATTGAAAACCTTTGCATACCACTGATAGTAGTTTGCACAAAGTGTGACAGTCTCGAAACACTTGAAACCGAGTTCGGATACAGCGAAGAGCAATTTGATTTCTTGCAGCATTACTTGCGTCTATTCTGTTTGAAGCATGGTGCGTCACTTGTGTATACATcaatgaaagaaaataaaaacatcgaGGTTTTGAAGAAATACTTATTACACAGGATGTATGGATTCCCATTTTCCGACTGTGCAAATGTTGTTGATCGGGATGCGGTCTTTGTTCCAGCCGGATGGGACAGTGAGAAGAAACTTTCCATCATCAGCGACAATTTACAGAAGTTCACAGTTAACGACCCATTTGAATCCGTAATACCACGTCCCCCTCTCACCAGGAAACATGTGCAAGATATGAAAGAAGTTGTTGTGGATGATgagcaaacatttttaatgaaaGCTCAAGCAGTGTTAAGCAAAGCTCCAACCGTGACAAAACCATCCAGTGATGCTCCTGCTAAGCGCACATCCTACAGCCCATTAGCTCCAGCTGCTGCTGCAGGCAAAGGTGGCAAGCCAGATGTATCTAAAACTGGAGCAAGCAATGAAAGGATGCTTGCTAACTTCTTCAACTCTTTGCTAAATAAAAAGCCTGGCTCTCAGATAGTTAATGCCGGCGCAAAAGGAGCCAAACCAAACCAGCAAGCAGCTAAACCACGCTCAAGTTTAGGTGGAGGCTCAAGTACCAATGAGTGA
- the LOC100181048 gene encoding UPF0183 protein C16orf70 homolog codes for MLDLQVVPERALGNEQWEFTLGMPIYQAVQIIQRQCRIIKEVHVVYNEKRPFDSDIILNLINDGIRLLFDSENQRLKVIEVYDMNKMKLKYCGAYFSSPQVHPTVQQIDQSFGATHPAQYDEKHHMFVLSFRGITFLFPVEHEAFNGHSLRSLPNTSTPVVAKMSIYTGNNLSETRAPSMPPSCYHGNLYSKCTEILLDNGKCSGLQMQLVSGGAGHAMELNCSTLIRRVRFGDTVQDVLTEIGSPCQTFYKLEDKMRIHSASPHKLSPTQHSDYFYNYFTLGLDILFDGNSHRVKKFVLHSNHPGHYNFNIYYRCEFKIDLFSENDSFAIVPSTRWQSVMNALEDHFVIGEPVVLNRASSTNTTNPFGSTFCYGVQNLIFEIMGNDYIASVTIYQPKSET; via the exons GCATGCCCATTTACCAAGCTGTACAAATCATACAAAGACAATGTCGAATTATTAAAGAGGTGCATGTTGTGTACAATGAGAAACGACCATTTGACAGCGACATTATTTTGAATCTAATCAATGATGGTATCAGACTTTTGTTTGATTCAGAAAACCAAAGGTTAAAAGTTATTGAG GTGTACGATATGAACAAAATGAAGTTAAAGTATTGTGGTGCATACTTCAGTTCCCCTCAAGTTCATCCCACAGTACAACAGATTGACCAATCGTTTGGTGCCACACACCCAGCCCAATATGATGAGAAACATCACATGTTTGTCCTCTCTTTCAGAGGAATCACTTTTCTCTTCCCAGTAGAACACGAG GCATTTAATGGACATTCCCTCAGAAGTTTACCAAACACCTCTACACCTGTAGTTGCGAAGATGAGCATTTACACTGGAAACAACTTGAGTGAAACtag AGCCCCATCAATGCCACCTTCTTGTTACCATGGCAACTTGTATTCAAAATGCACGGAAATCTTACTTGACAATGGTAAATGCAGTGGGTTACAAATGCAGCTTGTTTCAGGAG GAGCAGGGCATGCTATGGAGCTAAACTGTTCAACGTTGATTCGACGCGTCAGGTTTGGTGACACAGTTCAG GATGTATTAACTGAAATTGGAAGTCCATGTCAGACTTTCTACAAACTTGAGGATAAAATGCGAATTCACTCAGCAAGTCCACACAAGCTCTCACCTACCCAGCACTCTGATTACTTTTACAATTACTTCACTCTTGGCTTA GATATCCTTTTTGATGGGAATTCACACCGAgtgaaaaagtttgttttgcatTCAAACCATCCTGGACACTACAATTTCAACAT ctACTACAGATGCGAATTTAAGATTGATCTCTTTAGTG aaaatgATTCTTTTGCTATTGTCCCATCTACGCGATGGCAGAGTGTAATGAATGCATTGGAGGATCATTTTGTCATAGGTGAACCTGTTGTATTAAATCGTGCCTCATCTACAAACACAACTAATCCATTTGGATCTACATTTTGCTATGGAGTACAAAACCTAATATTTGAG ATAATGGGAAATGATTACATTGCATCTGTAACTATCTACCAACCTAAAAGCGAAACTTAG